Part of the Apilactobacillus apisilvae genome is shown below.
GCAGCATGGGATTGCATAAAGTAAGCATTAGAATAAAGCAAAATCTTACGTTGTCCGACTAATGGACGTAAAGCATTAACCCAAGCTTTAGTTGCATTATTAGTTCCTCCCGAAGTAACCGTCTGTGCTTCATAATCATTTACATAAAAGCGAGCATTGGGAGCTCTTTTATATAAAGTTCGAGCTTCATCGGCAGCATCTGAAGGACTATCATATTGACTAAATGAATATACTCCATATGGAATCCCATATTGATTTAACAAATCACGATTATGTTGAAATGTTTTATCTGCATATTGACTACCATATTGAACTCGCAAAATAACAAAAGGAACTTCTCCTTTTAATTGTTGCACCTGAGCATCAGTAAAATTGTGTTGCCATTCAGATAAATCATAAATAGTGTTATTTGTGTTAGCATCATTAACTGATGCAGCATGAACATTATTTCTAGTTGAACTAAATGTAACCATTAATAATGTAAATGCTATAAAAGTTAAAACAAAATTTTTAATTTTCATACCTTGATAGCGAGTCTTATATAAAATAAAACTCTATATCTTTAACACCTCCCTCCTATATTTTAATCTTAATTGTAACAAAGAGGACGCAAAAAGATAGGGGGATTCAGTTTAAGTTTTCATTACAAATATTAGATATTTATATTAACGACAAATACCGTCCCCGTAGGATGATTATCACGCACTAAAATCTTGCCGTGATGCTGATCAACAATCCATTTAGCAATCGATAATCCTAATCCATTTCCACCTGTTTTAGAATTTCTGGATTTATCGGTTCGATAAAAACGATCAAAAATACGTTTTTTATCATCATCTGAAATACCGTTACCAGTGTCTGAAATTAGCATTTTTAAATTATTATGCGTGTTGCTGATTTTAACGCTGACACTACCACCCTGTGGAGTATACTTAATAGCATTATCCATCAAAATTACAAATAGTTGTCTAAATAAATCAGTATCAATATTACCAATTCCATCGACTTGAATATCAGTTAATAGAACCTTCTTTTGACTATCCGTAATTTCAAAAAAGGGCTTAATCATATTATTAAAAAATGGCTTTAAGGTAATCTTTTGTTTCTTCGACTGAATAATATTTGAATCGGATCTAGCTAAAGTCAGCAAACGTTGCGTTAAAGTCTTCAAATGTTTAGATTCATCCAAAGTTGTTGAGATTGGTTCAATTTGTTCAATTACTTTATCGTTAGGTTTAGTTAACAAATACTCCATTTGATTTTGAATAACTGTTAATGGTGTTCTTAATTCATGAGCTGCATTTGCACTAAACTCTTTTTGCTTATGCCATGATTTAATAATTGGCTTCATACTAGATTTAGATAAGTAGTAAGCAATTAATATTGCAATAATCCAAAAGAACAATAATGTAATAATTAACGACTCAACAAAACTATGCAAAGCTAGCAAATCTGAATCAGTATTTTGTAAAATTAATACATACTTTCCTGCATATGCTGGATTTTCGTTATCTTGGTCGACTTTAATAAGTAATGAACGAAAATGCGTTGTAAAATCATTAGATATCAAAGTTAAATCCTGTGCTTTATTTATCTTAAAACGATCTAAAGTTAGTCGACTTAATAAACCATAAGAACGTTGTCCCAACATATTTTTATTTAGAATTTTGCCACTTTTATCAAAAACAATAATGTTAGTTTGAAAAGCTGCATTCTTATCAGGTGTTATTGGTGTTGGGTTATTCTGTGGCTGAATTGATAACGGGCCCTGATGAACATTACGTTCAATATGTTTTTTTTGACTATATAAACCAGCATCAATATTTGAATAAATAGAATTTTGAAAGAAAAAATAAACAATAAAACCTAAAAGAGAAAATAAAATTGCAAAACCAATTAATTCTTTAATAAATAATTTAAGTTGTTGTTTATGTTCAAGTAATCTTTCTTTCACTATTCTTCACCCTCTAGCATGTAACCAACATTACGCAAAGTTTTAATTGGATTCTCTCCAGAAATTTGTTTAATCTTTTTCCTTAAGTTGCTCATATAAACTTCAACGACTGTTAATGATGTTTCAGAATCAAATCCCCATAATCGATCAAAAATTTGATCCTTAGTAATTATGGTTGAAGGATTTTGTAAAAAGTAAACTAATAAATCGTATTCTTTCCCATTAAGCATTAATTTTTGGCCTTGGTACTCAACTTCATGTCGACTTAATTCAATCACAAAATCAGCATATTTTAATTGATTATTATTACCAATTCGACCCGTTCTTTTCAATAAAGCTTTAACTCGCATGATTAATTCTTCTCGATGAAATGGCTTTGTTAAGTAGTCATCTGCCCCTAGTTCAAAACCATGAACCTTGTCAGCTAAAGTGTCTTTAGCCGTCAAAACCAACACTGGCATATCAATTTCATCAACTGTTCGCCAATGTTTCAAAATATCATATCCACCAATTTCAGGTAACATTAAATCTAATATGGCGACATCATAAATACCTTCTTGGCCTAGCATTTGTCCATCAAAACCATCATTAACAACTTTAGTTTTTCCTAATGGTTGTAAAAATTTTTCAACACTATTAGCAAGTGCTTCATCATCTTCAACAATTAGAATATTTAAATCTTCCATGTAAACACCTCATTTTAAGTTTAATTTATGATTAATTTAAGTTTAGTTTAGGTTTCTTAAACTAGACTTAAAGCATTCTAAAAGAAAGGAAAGCCCATTAAGATGAAATCGATTAAACAATTTTTTAAGTTTGGAATCATTGGTATCATAAATACATTATTAACTTATCTAATTTATACAATATTATGGAAACCAACTTCACCAACAATCGCAATGGCAATTGGATATGGATTAACATCCCTCATTGGTTTAACCATAAATAAAATATGGGTATTTAAATCTACCAATAATTTAAGTCATATTGCAGCTAAATACTATGCCACTTATTTGTTCACTTGGTTATTAAGTATCACTAGCACTAACTTAATTAGTAGTTATTCCAATCTAAACAAGCAATTAATTCCAATTATAGCTTTAATTATTACAATACCGACAAATTTTGTCTTAAGCAAATATTGGGTCTTTTCTAAATCTAAATTTAAGGAGGCGTCGTAATGAAAAAGAAATTTAAAATCGATTGGATATTAACAGTCATTTTAGTCGTTGCTTTAGTTTTATATGGCTATGGTACTTGGAAAACTGGCTCCGCCAATGATTTTTACACATCTGCCATTACAAGTATGACGCAAAGTTTTAAAAATTTCTGGTATGCCAGTTTTGATCCAGCAGGATATATAACGGTTGATAAGCCACCGGTTGCATTATGGTTTATGGCAATTTCAGCAAAAATATTGGGTGTTTCTAATTTTAGTGTCGTTTTACCATCAGTTTTATTCGGTGTCGGTTCGGTATATTTAATGTATCGACTAATCAAGCCCAAGTTTGGTGTCACTGCCGGACGAATTGCAGCTTTGGTAATTACAATCACTCCCATTTTTGTTGCTGATTCAAGAACTAATAATATGGATACTACTTTGGTTTACTTCCTATTATTATCAATTTGGATGTTGCAAAAAGCTGTTGATAAAAAGAATCTATTTTGGTTAATGGGCAGTTTTGCGACGATTGGTTTTTCTTTCAACATTAAAATGCTCCAAGCATTCATGATTGTCCCAGCAATGCTACTTTTTTACTGGTTATCAAGTCAACAAACATGGAAGAAAAAAATTTTTCATACATCCCTCGCCATGATTTCATTAATTGTATTAACACTTTCATGGCCATTATCAGTCGACATGACATCAGCCAATAATCGTCCATATGAAGGTGGTTCTCAACACAATTCCGTTATGGAATTAGCTTTTGGATATAACGGAACGCAAAGACTTCTCGGTCAAACAACTGGAACTGGTGGTGCTTTTGGTGGAATGGGTAATAAAAATTCCAAAAATGGTAAAACTAGTCAACCCAGCCAAAACAAATCGAGAAATAAACAAATGCCGCCTAATATTGGTAAAAACAATAGAATGAAAATGCCTACTAATGGCAAACGTCCTGGTAATATGAAACAAGGTCATGGTGGGATGAATGGCGGCGGTGGTGCCTTCAATATTGGGACTGCCGGTCCACTAAGATTATTCCAATCATCATTAGGTCCACAAATTAGTTGGCTACTACCATTTGCAATTATTGGGATGATTGCTGCATTTATCGTTTATGCAGACCCTAGAAGAAAATGGTATCAATTCACTAAAAAGCAAAAACAGGTGGTTTTATGGACTGGTTGGCTAATACCAGTTGCTGGTTTCTTCTCAGTTGCTAGCTTCTTCCATCCCTACTACACCATTATGTTAGCTCCAGCAATCGCTGCTTTAAGTGGAATTGGTCTTGTTGCAATGCTAAAAGCATTAAAATTATTCAATAATAAAGACTTAAGATTCTATTTGTTACCCACAGCAATTATTACCACCGCTGGTCTCCAGGCATGGTATGTATCAAGTTACTACATTTGGTTAAGTGTTTTAATTTTAATTGTTGGGATTACCACTAGCATAGGCATCATATTTATTAGATCTAAAAAAGCAATTAAATCACTAATTATTGCTGGCCTAATATCAATTGCAGTAGCACCTAGTTTCTGGTCATTAACCCCTACTTTAGCTAAAGAATCGGCGGCTATTCCGACTGCTGGACCTGATTTATTAAGTGGTGGCAACAACGGTGGTGGTATTGGCAGTGGCTCTGTAAATAACCAACTATTAAGTTATTTACAAAAGAACCAAGGAAACGCTAAGTATCTATTTGCTACCGCTGATTCTGGCACCGCAGCTCCTTATATTATCAAAACCAAGCAATCCGTTATGGCAATGGGTGGTTTTAATGGGACTGATCCTGCGATGTCATTAAGTAAATTTAAAAAACTAGTTAAATCTGGTCAAATTAAATATTATCTAGACGCAGGTAAATCAGGATCTGGTAACAACACAATTGTGAACTGGATTAAAAAACATGCTAAAAAGGTTAATGCCAATAAATATGGTGGAAATCAAAATTCAAATGCTCAAAAGATGCCTGGCAATATGAAATCAGGTAATCTACCTAATAATAAACGTTCTAATATGATGGGTGGTCCTCAAAACAGTGGTAACACTTTATACGACCTATCAAATATTTATAAATAATTTGATTGGAGGTGGCTAAAATGGAGACTAATCAAGAACTAATTTCCATTGTTCTTCCGGTATTTAACGAAGAGTCTGGTATTCAAAATACAATTGAAATTTTACAAAGATTTATTGCATATCAACCCGAAAAATATGAATTAATTTTTGTTGATGATGGTTCAAAAGATAAAAGCGCTGATATTATAAAAAAACAAAAGGAAAAATACCCAACTATTAAGTTAATTGAATTTTCAAGAAATTTTGGTCATCAGCTCGCTATTACTGCTGGAATTAAGTATGCTAAAGGTAATGCAGTTATTGTAATGGATGCTGACTTACAGGATCCCCCTTCAGTCATTCCTAATATGATTAAAAAATGGCATGATGGATATGATGTTGTTTATGGAAAAAGGCTGGTTCGTGAAGGTGAAAGTATTTTTAAAAAATTCACTGCCAAAATGTTTTATCGACTAATGAAAAGTATTTCAAATATTGAAATACCATTAGATACCGGTGACTTTAGGTTGATGGATGCTAAAGTAGTCAAAGAACTGAATAAGTTAAAAGAACCTGAACCTTTTGTAAGAGGCTTAGTCAGTTGGGTGGGCTTCAAACAAACTTCGGTTCAGTATGAACGTCAAGAAAGGACTGCTGGTGAATCTAAATACCCATTATCTAAGATGATACGACTAGCCAGTGATGGAATTACATCATTTTCAGCCGTCCCATTAAAAATAATGAATTATGCTAGTATTTTTAGTATTTTAATTGGTTTTATTTATGGATTAGTAAAAATATTTAATCACTTTAGTTCAGTTGATTTTGCTACATGTTCAATGTTTATTCTAAGTGGGATTATTATGTTTGGCTTAGGCACTGTTGGTAATTATCTGTTTAGAACTTTCGATGCATCTAAACAGCGCCCCCAATATATAATTGCTAATCGCTATGGCTTTGATTATGAGAAAAATAAAAAATATTTAAAAACTCTAAAACAAAATAATGGCTAAATTAAAGGGATGCTTTTAAGCATCCCTTTTATAATTGGTAAAGCTTGCTATACTAGGAATAGCAAGCTTTTTTTGATAAACTAGAAAATAATAATTAACTAGAAAGAGTAATCTTTGTGAAAATTTTAAATATAATCAGAAGATGTTTATGTATTTTAATCTTTATAAGCATGCTAACTGGGATCATTGAATTTAAAGTTAGCCCATTTAATTTATGGATAACCCAACTTCTATCGATTTTTACTAGTGTTTGTTTAATATATGTAATCTTGCCTAGCAATGAACGCAAATTTTTAAAAACAATTATTTTTAATATAACTGGACGTAAAAATTTCACTTTTAAAGTTAAATATAATCAATCAACCAACTTAAAATATGATGATAACAATACATCAAGATTAAAAAGAAATGTTTTTTTTGAAAAATCGAACCAATATAATCAAAAAATTTCAGAATTGATAAATACTAAACAAAAATTGGAAGAAAATATTGAATCAATGAATGCTTATAAAAATAAGTTAAATCAGGAAGTCACTAAAATTAATAGTGTCTATCAAGAACTACATATTTTACAAGAGCAAAAAAAACAAAATATTGATGAAATAAGTAAACTAAAAGAACAAAAAATAAACATTCAAAAAAGTACTGAATATCATGAATTTATAGAATATAAAGCAAAAAATGAATTAAAAAACATTGATGAACTAGACGGTTATCAATTCGAAAAATATACTTATAACTTACTTAATAAATTAGGTTTTCAACAAATTAAAATAACTAAAGGCAGTAACGACTACGGAATTGACATTTTAGCGAAAAATGGAGAAACCAGTTATGGCTTTCAATGTAAATTATATTCTTCCCCAATTGGTATCAAGGCAATTCAAGAAGTTAGTGCTGGAATTGAATATTATAAGTGTAAAAAAGCAGTTGTAATAACTAACAGTTATTTCACGCCAAACGCAATCACTGCTGGTAAAGCATTAGAAGTAGATTTATGGAATCGTGATAAGTTATTAGAATTACTAAAAGAAATAAATGAGTAAAGAAAAAGAGCAGCCCAAGGGCTACTCTTTTACTGCTTAATGAGTTACTTAATCTATTTTATGTGATTTTGACAATTATTTAAACCATTTTAGTCATTTTATTTTTTAAACTGACGCATTTTTTCTGCTAAATGGACTTCATGAACCACGAATTCATGCGTTTTACAGATATAATCATTGGATCGACCAATTTTTGCAATATATCCATTAATATAATCAACTTCAGTATTACGCCCTTTTGAAAAATCTTGATACATTGATGGATAATGATATTTTAGTGCATGACAACTATCAATAACTAATTGAACATTTGATTGTCGAGTTCCTAACAATGGAATATTAGCCCTTTCACAAGCATCAAATGACTCATTGAATAGTTGACGAGCCATATCCGGAACTCCTTCATATTGAATCAATTCACCCATTCTAATTTCAAACATCGTACATAATGTATTTACAACAGCATTAAAAATAACCTTAGTCATACACATTCCCAACCATTCATCAGCCATGACTGGTCCTAAAGTTGCTCTATCAAAATCATTAAAAATACTTTTAGTAGTATCGTTTAGAGAATAATTCTTATAAGGAGCCATATGCATTGCTTCACTATTTTTAGGCCCCATAAAATCAACATCCCCAGGACCATTTAAAACTGTTGCAATCATTGCAGTTCCTGTAACGATATGATTTTCATCAAAATATTGATCTATTTTTTCAAAATGCCCCATTCCATTCATTGCAGAAAAAACATATTGATCTTTATGAAAAAGACCTGCCTTCGAATCTCTTTCTAATTCTTCTGATAATTGCATTTGTTTCTTAAATATAATCCAAACATCAGGATGTCCCGAATATTCCTCAGGATAATACATATTAATCGGAATTAATTTTTTATTTTGATGATCTCTAGATACATAAACTCCACCTTGACTCTTTACCTTTTCAACATTGGGTTTCCAAGTATCAATAAAATCAACTTCTACATTAGCATTTTCTTTAAGCAAAATCCCGTATCGATACCCCATTGCTCCAGCACCAATTACTCCATATTTCATATGTATCACTCCTTGTTTCATTGTTATTATAATTAAATTTATTACTACAATTAGAATAAGTCAATCTTATTTTAATCCAATTTTAATATTTCTAAAGTCCTTTGATTATCAAATCACTTAAAAAATGCCTTAATAACAGGTATAATATAGATAGTGTAATAAAATTTACATATATTTTATATTAAGAAACGGGGAATGTTCTGTTGGATAGTGGTGCATTAGCATTTCAAATCATCATTGTTTTAATCGCATTCTTCTTCGCTGCATTCTTTGTTGCGTGTGAATTCGCATTAGTACAAACACGTTATAGTATGTTGGAAGAAGAAGAAGAAACTAAAGGAAAATCCAAAAAGTTATCTCGTGAAATGTTCATGATAACTAATTTAAATGATTATTTATCTACAACTCAAGTGGGAGTTTCACTTAGTGGGATTATTATGGGTTGGATTGGTGAAGCATTATTTGTTGATGGATTATTTAGCTTATTAGAAATCGATCCAAATTTCATTAATCCTGGTACTGCTCATGCTATTGGTAGTATTGTTGGTGTTTTAATTTTAACTTATCTAGAAGTTGTCTTTACTGAAGTAGTTCCTAAAAACATTAGTATTGCAATGCCTAGAAGAATTTTAGGATTAATCGTTACCCCATTACATTACTTCCATAAGGTATTTTATCCTGGCGTTTGGGCAATTAATATTACTGCTGCCGGAGTAGTAAAATTGATGGGGCTTAAAATGACTGATGAAAGTGATGAATCAATGTCACAAGCAGAAATCCTAAACATTTCTAAAGATGCAGTTAAAAATGGTGCGCTTGAAAAATATGATTACTTGTACATGCAACGAGCATTTGATTTTAATGATAAAGTTGCTAAAGATATCATGATTGACCGAACTCAATTGACTGTTATGGATATTAATACCAGTGTTAAAAACGCTATTGGTACATACCTACAAACTAAATATAGCAGAATTCCAATCGTTGAAAATAATAACAAGGATAATATTTTAGGTTATGTTTACTGTTACGATATGATTCGCCAATCAAGAGTTAATAATGATATTAAAGTAAAACGTCTATTAAGAGACATTACAACGGTTCCAGAAAACATGAAAATTACTGAAGTTCTCCAAAAAATGATTACAATGAGAACTCCAATCGTTGTTGTTGTTGATGAATATGGTGGAACTTCAGGCATCATTACTGATAAAGATATTTATGAAGAACTATTCGGTACAGTAAGGGATGAAATTGATCCTGCAACTAATGAATATGTTTTCAAACAACCTAAGGGAACTTATCAAGTAAGTGGTAAAATGACTACTTATGATTTTGAACGTTATTTCAAAACTGAAATTAAAGATTTTAGTCGATCTGATAGTGTCACCCTTTCTGGTTACTTCATAGATAATAATCCTGAAATGAAGATTGATAAAGGTACTGAATTCCATATTGATAACTTTAAATTTAAAGTACTTCACTTTGAAAATTCATTTATTGATTTATTTGAGGTTAACATTAATGATGATGAAGTAAAAAAAGAAGATCATGACAATAAATAATAATTGTTAATAAAAATCTGTTAGAATTAATTTCTAACAGATTTTTTTATTTAGAAAGGAAGTTTCAAACTTGAAAACCATACGCATTCTTTATATTTCAATTGCTGGTAACACTCGTAATTTTGTAAACAATCTAATTGAATTTTCTAAAAAAGTAAATGAAGATGATGAAAACAGTCCATTAATTGAAGCTACTGAAATTTCAGATCAAACTGATTTTGATCATGAAAATAGTAACTTTTTTGCATTTGTCCCCACCTATTTAGATGGTGGTAATGGCATTGATAATGGTGTTAAAGAAATGATGACAAATGCTCTAGGTGAATATATTGCCTACGATGACAATCAAAATTACTGTATTGGCGTAGTTGGTTCAGGTAATAAAAATTTCAACGAGCAATATTGTTTATCGGCTAAAAGATATGCAGAATCATTTGATTGTCCATTTGTTGGTGATTTTGAACTACGTGGCAATGATAGTGATGTATCTAGAATTTATGAACTACTAAAGCAAATTACTTTAAACGATAAAAATTAAATGCTAACATTTTTTTATTAAAGTAAGGAGTAATTAATATGGAAAATAATGAAGTGTTAAATACGATTAATAGCCATCGTAGTATCAGAAAATTTACTAAACAAAAACTAACTAGCGATGAGATTGAAAAATTAATTCAAGCTGCTAGTAGAACCTCAAATAGTATGAGTGAACAACAATATTCAATTATTAGTGTAACTGATCCTAAAAAATTAGCTAAATTGGGGGAAATTACACTTCATCATTTACCAGATAATGCCGGACACTTTTTACTGTTTATTGCTGATCAACACCGAAATGCAGAAATCATCAAGCATCATAATCCCGATGCAAACTTAGAAGCATTACATTCTGCTGATAAGTTCTTAGCATCAGTGCATGATGTTGATTTAAGTGTCCAATCCACATTACTTGCCGCTGAAAGTATGGGCCTTGGTGGTACGATTATGGGTAGCATTTACAATAATCCTAAAGAAATCATTAAAATGTTTAACTTACCTAAATTAACTTTTCCAGTTTTAGGTTTAGCAATTGGTCATCCAGATGAAAAGCCAGATTTAAAACCACGTATTAATACTGAATTAATGCATTCTGAAAACACCTATAAAGAACCTGATATGGACTTGGTTAAAAAATTTGATAAAAAAATTAATCAATACTACAAAAGCCGTAATAAGAATCAACGCGATACTAACTTCTTCAAAAATATTTGGAGCGATATATCTAAGGGCGATTATCGAAAAGATTTACTTCCAACAATTAAAGAACAAGGCTTTCTAATTAATTAAAAAGTCGGACTTATAATAGTCCGACTTTTTTTACGCTATTTTTTTATTTTTAAAAATTACAATGATTAAAGTTAAAACAATAATTGAAGCGGTAAAGATAAATAATGCATTATACCCTAAATATTCAACAAAGAAGCCTCCATATAATGGACTAACTGCTCGACCCGCTGACATTAGAGCATTGAATACTCCTTGATATTTTCCTTTTTCGGATTTGCTAGATAATTGATCAATCCAAGCCGGAACATCTGGTAATCCAATCATTTCACCAAATGTTAAGAAAATCATTATTGTTAAGAAACCAGCATAATTTTTAGCAAAAATTAGTCCATAAAATGAAATCGCAAAAATAATAATTCCAATAAACACTTGGGTAGATATCTTTGCATTAATTTTTTTGCTTAAATAATTAATCAATGGTTGTCCAATCACGATCATTAGACCATTAACAGTCCAAAGGCTAGAATAACTTTCGAATGAAATTCCCATGTTGACCATATGAACAGACATAACACTTTCCCATAAGGTATAACTTAGATATACACCAAAAATCATAATACAAATTGGATAAATCAGTTTAGTAACTGAATTTTTAACTGACTCAACTTCCTTATGATCGGATGCAACATATTGTTGCTCATTAAAATCAACATTGAAATAAAAGAACGTCATTAACCACAATGCAACATAGAAAATACTTGCTGCGATGAAAACAATTGCAATTCCGTATTTTAAAAGATATCCAACCATCGCAGTTCCAATTACAACTCCTAAATTAAGACCAATATATAGAAGATTAAAAACTGAACGAACATCCCGATCTTTTACGGTTGTTGCATATGAATTTAACAATGTCAGATTAATTCCATCACCAAATCCTAAAAAGATTAATAAAACGGCAAACGTTGGCCAACCATTGAAAAAGATTAATAATAAAATGGCGATTGATGAAATACTAATTCCTAACATCGATGCCTTGTAAGCTGACCAATGATCGAATAAAAAGCCACCCACATAATTACCAAGAATCATAAAACTAGACATTAATAATAGTGAAATTCCAGAAACCAGCAAAGATTTATGTAAGTAATCATTAATATACATAGTAACAAGAGGCCACATAAATGAAGCTCCTGAATTAAGTAATAATGAGTACATAAATATAAGTTTCATCCCTAGACTGTTTCTTTTTTTCATAATCACTCCCCCTATTATGTAATTTCACATTAGTTTCATTATAATGCTTTTAGTCTCCTCTCTTCTAAATAATTAGCTCACAATATCATTAATATTAATGATAAAGCGTTTTCATTTCTTTAATGAGCAGAGTTAAAAACACTTTTTTAATTTTAATTTGTGTTATATAATAATTGTGTATATAAAGTAAGATTTATTTCAATCTTACTTCGTTAAAATTTTATGTGAGGAGTGACGGTATTGGCAACAGCAACTCGTGCCTTGTTCATGCTTTTTGGTGCAACAGGTGACCTAGCTAAACGTAAACTATACCCTTCAATTTTTAATTTATATAAAAAAGGATATATTGATAATAAACATTTCGCATTAATTGGAACTGGTCGTCGTGAATGGAGTAATGATAAATTTCATGATGTCGTTTTCGAATCAGTAAAAGATAATGCTGAAAGTGAAGATCAAGCTAAAGATTTCGCTAGTCATTTTTACTACATGTCACATGATGTAACTAATCCTGAACATTATGATGCACTAAGTGAATATGCTAACAAATTAGATGCAGAATATGATGCTCAAGGCAATCGTATTTTCTACATCTCAATGGCTCCTAACTTCTTTGGTACTGTCGCTAAGAATTTAAAAGCACATAATTGCTTATCAAATAATGGTGGTTTCAACCGTTTGATTATTGAAAAGCCATTTGGTCGTGATTATGAATCTGCCGAAGAATTGAATAATGCGTTAGGTAAATCATTTAACGAAAATCAAGTTTATAGAATCGACCACTACTTAGGTAAGGAAATGGTCCAAAACATTATTGCATTACGTTTTGGTAACCCTCTTATTGAAGGTATGTGGAATAATAAATACATTAAAAACGTTCAAGTAACGCTCTCAGAAAAATTAGGAGTTGAAGAACGTGCTGGATACTATGATGGTGCTGGTGCCCTTCGTGATATGACCCAAAACCATACCATGCAAATGCTAAGTATTCTTACAATGGAAGAACCAGTTTCATTCAAGGATATTGATGTTCGCAGTGAAAAGATTCGTGCACTACGTA
Proteins encoded:
- a CDS encoding ketopantoate reductase family protein: MKYGVIGAGAMGYRYGILLKENANVEVDFIDTWKPNVEKVKSQGGVYVSRDHQNKKLIPINMYYPEEYSGHPDVWIIFKKQMQLSEELERDSKAGLFHKDQYVFSAMNGMGHFEKIDQYFDENHIVTGTAMIATVLNGPGDVDFMGPKNSEAMHMAPYKNYSLNDTTKSIFNDFDRATLGPVMADEWLGMCMTKVIFNAVVNTLCTMFEIRMGELIQYEGVPDMARQLFNESFDACERANIPLLGTRQSNVQLVIDSCHALKYHYPSMYQDFSKGRNTEVDYINGYIAKIGRSNDYICKTHEFVVHEVHLAEKMRQFKK
- a CDS encoding hemolysin family protein, with product MDSGALAFQIIIVLIAFFFAAFFVACEFALVQTRYSMLEEEEETKGKSKKLSREMFMITNLNDYLSTTQVGVSLSGIIMGWIGEALFVDGLFSLLEIDPNFINPGTAHAIGSIVGVLILTYLEVVFTEVVPKNISIAMPRRILGLIVTPLHYFHKVFYPGVWAINITAAGVVKLMGLKMTDESDESMSQAEILNISKDAVKNGALEKYDYLYMQRAFDFNDKVAKDIMIDRTQLTVMDINTSVKNAIGTYLQTKYSRIPIVENNNKDNILGYVYCYDMIRQSRVNNDIKVKRLLRDITTVPENMKITEVLQKMITMRTPIVVVVDEYGGTSGIITDKDIYEELFGTVRDEIDPATNEYVFKQPKGTYQVSGKMTTYDFERYFKTEIKDFSRSDSVTLSGYFIDNNPEMKIDKGTEFHIDNFKFKVLHFENSFIDLFEVNINDDEVKKEDHDNK
- the nrdI gene encoding class Ib ribonucleoside-diphosphate reductase assembly flavoprotein NrdI is translated as MKTIRILYISIAGNTRNFVNNLIEFSKKVNEDDENSPLIEATEISDQTDFDHENSNFFAFVPTYLDGGNGIDNGVKEMMTNALGEYIAYDDNQNYCIGVVGSGNKNFNEQYCLSAKRYAESFDCPFVGDFELRGNDSDVSRIYELLKQITLNDKN
- a CDS encoding nitroreductase family protein; the protein is MENNEVLNTINSHRSIRKFTKQKLTSDEIEKLIQAASRTSNSMSEQQYSIISVTDPKKLAKLGEITLHHLPDNAGHFLLFIADQHRNAEIIKHHNPDANLEALHSADKFLASVHDVDLSVQSTLLAAESMGLGGTIMGSIYNNPKEIIKMFNLPKLTFPVLGLAIGHPDEKPDLKPRINTELMHSENTYKEPDMDLVKKFDKKINQYYKSRNKNQRDTNFFKNIWSDISKGDYRKDLLPTIKEQGFLIN
- a CDS encoding MFS transporter, translated to MKKRNSLGMKLIFMYSLLLNSGASFMWPLVTMYINDYLHKSLLVSGISLLLMSSFMILGNYVGGFLFDHWSAYKASMLGISISSIAILLLIFFNGWPTFAVLLIFLGFGDGINLTLLNSYATTVKDRDVRSVFNLLYIGLNLGVVIGTAMVGYLLKYGIAIVFIAASIFYVALWLMTFFYFNVDFNEQQYVASDHKEVESVKNSVTKLIYPICIMIFGVYLSYTLWESVMSVHMVNMGISFESYSSLWTVNGLMIVIGQPLINYLSKKINAKISTQVFIGIIIFAISFYGLIFAKNYAGFLTIMIFLTFGEMIGLPDVPAWIDQLSSKSEKGKYQGVFNALMSAGRAVSPLYGGFFVEYLGYNALFIFTASIIVLTLIIVIFKNKKIA
- the zwf gene encoding glucose-6-phosphate dehydrogenase, translated to MATATRALFMLFGATGDLAKRKLYPSIFNLYKKGYIDNKHFALIGTGRREWSNDKFHDVVFESVKDNAESEDQAKDFASHFYYMSHDVTNPEHYDALSEYANKLDAEYDAQGNRIFYISMAPNFFGTVAKNLKAHNCLSNNGGFNRLIIEKPFGRDYESAEELNNALGKSFNENQVYRIDHYLGKEMVQNIIALRFGNPLIEGMWNNKYIKNVQVTLSEKLGVEERAGYYDGAGALRDMTQNHTMQMLSILTMEEPVSFKDIDVRSEKIRALRSMRIYTPDEARENFVRGQYGKNGDQADYRHEDNVPEDSNTETYVAGKVMFDNQRWANVPFYVRTGKMLADKFTRIDIVFKKPIIDIFAAAGKQSGDLQNNVLTLFVDPVNKVILHLNGKKAGQGMEMQPLDLTHTQSDEEKAATPEPYERLIHDAILGDATNFASWDEVSRAWKFADVIRNVWDTDKPDFPNYTPGSMGPKAADDLLARDGNEWIKK